A genomic stretch from Acinonyx jubatus isolate Ajub_Pintada_27869175 chromosome E2, VMU_Ajub_asm_v1.0, whole genome shotgun sequence includes:
- the LOC106984987 gene encoding zinc finger and SCAN domain-containing protein 4-like → MALDLRISCQGEPSRNVPGSENLEHKPSQGPAIQGEEIYEFPSTQLSLFQNSNNSCAREELQNLYNLFHSWLQPEKHSKDEIISRLVLEQFMINGHCSDRSMLKEKWNTSGRNMEKFMENLTDDGMKPPGLVHVHMQGQEALFSENMPLREVIVHFTKQLSAGTPTGENMGTPSCTPQDTSLATGRGDENKENGGNIDQVNDGITSQGNEIPSLLIIQEEGCPRPEDDSVSLKNPVSSGRAGLAISGSQEGCPKGPPYQDILMEVGPRFLSQPVKVTPEPVPTHQNEGISTCEGLQERSHEASKPYRCEKCPKIFRYFSQLKAHQRRHNNERTFICAECNKGFFQASDLHVHQMTHAREKPFTCSMCEKSFSHKTNLKAHERIHTGEKPYECSLCRRSYRQSSTYHRHLRTHQKMAFKSAPSTPEASSAAAPM, encoded by the exons ATGGCTTTAGATCTCAGAATTTCATGTCAGGGAGAACCATCTAGGAATGTCCCTGGGTCAGAAAACCTAGAGCATAAGCCCAGCCAAGGACCAGCCATTCAGGGGGAAGAGATCTATGAGTTCCCCAGCACTCAGCTCAGTTTATTTCAAAACAGTAATAACTCATGCGCAAGGGAGGAACTGCAAAATCTCTACAACTTATTTCACTCATGGCTGCAGCCAGAAAAACACAGCAAGGATGAAATTATTTCTCGTTTGGTCCTGGAACAGTTTATGATCAATGGCCACTGCAGTGACAGGTCCATgttgaaagagaaatggaatacAAGTGGCAGAAACATGGAGAAATTCATGGAAAATCTAACTGACGATGGCATGAAACCACCTGGATTA GTCCACGTCCACATGCAGGGACAGGAAGCCCTCTTTTCTGAGAATATGCCCTTAAGAGAAGTCATTGTTCATTTCACCAAACAGTTGTCAGCAGGAACCCCAACAGGAGAGAACATGGGGACACCGTCCTGTACTCCCCAGGATACTTCCCTGGCAACGGGACGAG gagatgaaaataaagaaaatggtggCAACATTGACCAAGTAAATGACGGTATTACTAGTCAAGGCAATGAAATCCCTTCCCTACTCATTATCCAGGAAGAGGGCTGTCCTAGGCCTGAAGACGACAGTGTTTCTTTGAAGAATCCAGTCAGCTCTGGAAGAGCAGGTCTAGCTATCTCCGGGTCCCAGGAGGGGTGCCCAAAAGGACCCCCTTATCAAGATATCCTTATGGAGGTGGGACCAAGGTTTCTCTCTCAGCCAGTCAAGGTCACCCCTGAGCCTGTTCCTACCCACCAGAATGAGGGAATCTCCACATGTGAGGGACTCCAAGAAAGATCCCATGAAGCCTCCAAACCATATAGATGTGAAAAGTGTCCCAAGATCTTTAGGTATTTCTCTCAGCTAAAAGCCCATCAGAGAAGACACAATAATGAGAGGACATTTATTTGTGCTGAGTGTAACAAAGGCTTCTTCCAAGCATCAGACCTACATGTGCACCAGATGACTCACGCAAGAGAGAAGCCTTTCACGTGCAGCATGTGTGAAAAGTCCTTCAGCCACAAAACCAACCTCAAGGCTCATGAGAGAATCCACACGGGAGAGAAGCCCTACGAGTGTTCCCTTTGCCGGAGAAGCTACCGCCAGTCATCCACCTATCACCGCCACCTGAGGACTCACCAGAAAATGGCCTTCAAAAGTGCTCCTTCCACACCAGAAGCTTCCTCAGCTGCAGCCCCAATGTaa
- the LOC106984985 gene encoding zinc finger protein 154-like isoform X1 translates to MLETLAHITSLGCWHGAGDEEAPEQSVSVQGVSRGRTSKAAVSSQKAPPREVCVPDLRELLHSTEHHATPGGQKLHKMGACDKQVYFDTDLAHQQQRTGEKCFGSNRGGASSWKDYTFCVSGKPFSCGEVVRDLLASSRFLPDRATHAREKSDRRAECGAASHGRRTPCTSGEGAKDLTCRHTLVRHQRHLSRERCFMCSECGKSFSKSYSLSDHWRVHTGEKPYECGQCGKSFRQSSSLIQHRRVHTGARPHECDECGKLFSNKSNLIKHRRIHTGERPYECSECGKSFSESSALLQHRSVHTGERPYECSECGKFFTYHSSLIKHQRVHSGSRPYECSECGKSFTQNSSLIEHRRVHSGERPYKCSECEKSFSQSSALLQHRRVHTGERPYECSECGKFFTYSSSLLKHQRVHTGSRPYECAECGKSFTQNSSLIKHRRVHTGERPYECSECGKSFSHSSSLIKHRKVHTG, encoded by the exons ATGCTGGAGACCTTGGCCCATATAACCTCCTTGG gCTGCTGGCATGGAGCAGGGGACGAGGAGGCACCCGAGCAGAGCGTTTCTGTACAAGGAGTGTCACGGGGCAGGACTTCCAAGGCGGCTGTGTCCTCCCAGAAGGCCCCCCCTCGTGAGGTGTGTGTCCCGGACTTGAGGGAACTTTTACATTCGACCGAGCACCACGCGACACCTGGTGGACAGAAACTGCACAAGATGGGGGCGTGTGACAAGCAGGTGTATTTCGACACAGACCTTGCGCACCAGCAGCAGCGCACTGGAGAGAAATGCTTCGGGAGCAACAGGGGCGGAGCCTCTTCTTGGAAGGACTACACATTCTGTGTGTCCGGGAAGCCCTTTTCCTGTGGCGAGGTTGTGAGGGACTTGTTGGCGAGCTCGAGATTCCTCCCGGATCGGGCCACACACGCCAGGGAGAAGTCAGACAGGAGAGCTGAGTGCGGGGCGGCCTCTCACGGAAGGAGAACTCCGTGCACCTCGGGAGAGGGCGCCAAGGACCTCACTTGCAGACACACCCTTGTTCGTCACCAGAGACACCTCAGCAGAGAGAGATGCTTCatgtgcagtgaatgtgggaaatcttttagCAAAAGCTACAGCCTCAGTGACCACTGGAGAGTGCACACTGGGGAAAAGCCTTATGAGTGTGGGCAATGTGGGAAGTCCTTTAGGCAAAGCTCCAGCCTCATTCAACACCGGAGGGTTCACACTGGAGCAAGGCCTCACGAGTGTGACGAATGTGGGAAATTATTTAGCAACAAGTCCAACCTCATTAAACATCGGAGAATTCACACCGGAGAACGGCCGTACGAGTGCAGCGAATGCGGGAAGTCCTTCAGCGAGAGCTCTGCGCTCCTTCAACACCGGAGTGTGCACACTGGAGAGAGGCCTTATGAGTGCAGCGAATGCGGGAAGTTCTTTACCTACCACTCCAGCCTCATAAAACACCAGAGAGTTCACTCAGGATCAAGGCCCTACGAGTGCAGCGAATGCGGAAAATCCTTTACTCAGAATTCCAGCCTCATCGAACACCGAAGAGTCCACAGCGGAGAAAGGCCTTATAAGTGCAGCGAATGTGAGAAATCCTTTAGCCAAAGCTCTGCGCTTCTTCAACATCggagagttcacactggagagaGGCCTTATGAGTGCAGCGAATGTGGGAAATTCTTTACTTACAGTTCCAGTCTCCTAAAACACCAGAGAGTACACACTGGATCGAGGCCTTACGAGTGCGCTGAATGTGGAAAATCCTTTACTCAGAACTCTAGCCTCATTAAACACAggagagttcacactggagaaaggccttatgagTGCAGCGAATGTGGGAAGTCCTTTAGCCATAGCTCCAGCCTCATTAAGCACCGGAAAGTGCACACCGGGTAA